CCGAAGAGGCTGAACTGAACGGTCTATCCCATGAAGAACAGGCCGTAATCAAAAGGGTTGTACATGCAACGGCTGATTTCGGTTTCATCAGGAACATTGCGTTGCACAGTGATGCCATCGAGCATGGAATTACGATGATCAGGGAGGGAAAGGATATCCTGACGGACATAGAGATGGTAAGGTCAGGTGTTAACGGCAGAACACTTAAGAGGTTTGGCGGCAGGGTCGTATGCGGATTATCCGGACTCGACGGGAAAAGATATTCGGGGCCGGGTCAGACCCGGTCGGAAACGGCAATTGAGTTGATGTTCAAAGAAAACACCAATATCGGAATTGTTGCGATTGGTAATGCACCAACGGCTTTATTAAAGGTTATAGAGATCCTGAACAGGAACGGGCCGGATGCTGCTTTCCCCCTTGTTATAGGGGTTCCTGTTGGTTTTGTGAAGGCCCTTGAGTCGAAGATACTGCTTTCATTGCAGCGGTTTCCATTCATTACAAATATATCGCGAAAGGGGGGCACCCCTGTTGCTGTTGCCGTTGTTAATGCC
Above is a window of bacterium BMS3Abin08 DNA encoding:
- the cbiC gene encoding cobalt-precorrin-8X methylmutase — its product is MEKIFIVSQAGESGYRESIGSIEETLHFCLHQDCDGDCVNTIFLDGDDSSFFDPLEGYLDKWTGRAVFFPVLPEGERIKNLIGKAKERFPEVEMRSSGSEDFLGIIRQLRNETLMPEEIEKRSFAILSEEAELNGLSHEEQAVIKRVVHATADFGFIRNIALHSDAIEHGITMIREGKDILTDIEMVRSGVNGRTLKRFGGRVVCGLSGLDGKRYSGPGQTRSETAIELMFKENTNIGIVAIGNAPTALLKVIEILNRNGPDAAFPLVIGVPVGFVKALESKILLSLQRFPFITNISRKGGTPVAVAVVNALLKLADERGDKH